One Halorientalis litorea DNA segment encodes these proteins:
- a CDS encoding RNA-guided endonuclease InsQ/TnpB family protein encodes MEVRRTVPVALDVDSDDAALLDDTVDTFRWSAQYVVDHAFQGEYVTTSKTRLDDETYDDVREKTDGFNGGLVQAARNKAAEACKSVVARWQNGKKASKPTFTSPHIVYDKRTATFHEDCVSLATTDGRVEAEYVLPDEDSNTPHSEYLFSDEYETTGAELHYRDGDWMLHIHCKTDVESDTSARATPENGTVLGVDLGVNNLAVTSTGTFWTGDEFEHWQHEYENRRGSLQQCGTRWAHQNIQSVGRKEDGRFKLMLHRISNELVAEARENGCSVIAFEELTDIRERTGASWGHKWAFDRLYEYVEYKATEHGIVVEQVDPGNTSRRCSHCGFTHPDNRTGERFECLKCGYGNHADYNAAKNIGLRYLRRNQTGGDGGVPLGVRLNSGTLNVNGGYSPASSEART; translated from the coding sequence ATCGAGGTGCGGCGCACCGTCCCCGTCGCACTCGACGTGGACAGTGACGACGCCGCACTCCTCGACGACACCGTCGATACGTTCCGCTGGTCGGCGCAGTACGTTGTTGACCACGCGTTCCAAGGCGAGTATGTCACCACCAGCAAAACACGGTTGGACGACGAAACGTACGACGACGTGCGCGAGAAAACAGACGGGTTCAACGGTGGACTCGTGCAAGCCGCCCGCAACAAGGCGGCCGAAGCCTGCAAGAGCGTCGTCGCCCGCTGGCAGAACGGGAAGAAAGCGTCCAAACCCACGTTCACCAGCCCGCACATCGTCTACGACAAACGTACCGCGACGTTCCACGAGGACTGCGTGAGCCTCGCCACCACAGACGGTCGGGTGGAAGCCGAGTACGTGTTGCCCGACGAGGACAGCAACACTCCCCACTCCGAGTACCTGTTTTCAGACGAGTACGAGACGACGGGTGCGGAACTACACTATCGTGACGGTGACTGGATGCTTCACATCCACTGCAAGACGGACGTGGAGTCTGACACGTCGGCACGGGCGACACCTGAGAACGGCACGGTTCTCGGGGTTGACCTCGGCGTGAACAACCTCGCCGTCACCTCGACTGGCACGTTTTGGACGGGCGACGAGTTCGAGCACTGGCAGCATGAATACGAGAACCGCCGTGGATCGCTCCAGCAGTGCGGGACGCGCTGGGCGCACCAGAACATCCAATCCGTTGGACGGAAAGAGGACGGACGGTTCAAGCTGATGCTTCACCGCATTAGCAACGAACTCGTCGCCGAAGCCCGTGAGAACGGGTGTTCAGTCATCGCGTTTGAGGAGTTGACCGACATTCGTGAGCGGACTGGTGCGTCGTGGGGGCACAAATGGGCGTTCGACCGCCTGTACGAGTACGTCGAGTACAAGGCTACAGAACACGGAATAGTGGTCGAGCAGGTTGACCCTGGGAATACCAGTCGGCGTTGCTCGCACTGTGGATTCACGCACCCAGACAACCGTACCGGTGAACGGTTTGAGTGTCTAAAGTGCGGGTACGGGAACCACGCGGACTACAACGCCGCGAAGAACATCGGTTTGCGGTATCTCCGTCGCAACCAAACTGGGGGCGATGGAGGCGTACCCTTGGGCGTGCGCTTGAACAGCGGGACGCTGAACGTGAACGGAGGCTATTCTCCTGCCTCGTCAGAGGCCAGAACGTGA
- a CDS encoding SLC13 family permease, which produces MTLVFTLILVALVLFATEVVPIDITAIGVMVTLLLVEPLSAFAADVGLLAERVVVLSDGDATAVEQGLSGFASAATITVLSMFVLSAGVQRTGIIQVVGAKIATVTRESELKQLGATIGFVGPISGFINNTAAVAILLPMVTDLAHEGKTSPSKLLLPLSYASMFGGMLTVIGTSTNILASEISGRLIGQSFSMFEFTALGAIVTVVGSAYLLTVGRWLTPPRIKPESDLTEEFEMGEYLTEVAVREDSSVVGQTVRETLATTDFDVDIVQLIRDDEVFLEPLGAKAIRAGDVLALRTDRDTLVELSDLDGFDLMPDVTVDDETLEAANERQNLVEIVVAPGATIAGKTLDGPDFRQRFDASVLAFRRGDEVIRERMDRLRLRVGDTLLVQATPETIDRLYQDRNFIVAGEVDRPDFRTSKVPVALGIVVGVVGLAAVDVLPIVTSALAGALAMVLTGCLKPTEVYESVQWDVIFLLAGVIPLGIAMERTGGADLIADAIVSTATTLPPIAVLGLMYVVTATLTNVISNNASVVLMIPVAVTTAQDLGANAFAFVLAVTFAASTAFMTPVGYQTNLFVYGPGGYRFTDYIRVGGPLQVLFAVVTTLGIAFFWGL; this is translated from the coding sequence ATGACACTAGTTTTCACGCTCATCCTCGTCGCCCTCGTGCTGTTCGCCACGGAAGTCGTTCCCATCGACATCACCGCTATCGGGGTGATGGTGACGCTCCTGTTGGTCGAACCGCTCTCGGCGTTCGCCGCCGATGTGGGCCTCCTCGCCGAACGGGTCGTCGTCCTCAGCGACGGGGACGCGACGGCCGTCGAACAGGGCTTGTCAGGGTTCGCCAGTGCGGCGACGATTACCGTCCTCTCGATGTTCGTCCTGAGTGCCGGCGTCCAGCGGACGGGCATCATCCAGGTCGTCGGGGCGAAAATCGCTACCGTCACCCGCGAGAGCGAACTCAAGCAGTTGGGCGCGACTATCGGATTCGTCGGCCCCATCTCGGGGTTCATAAACAACACGGCGGCGGTGGCGATTCTCCTCCCGATGGTCACCGACCTCGCCCACGAAGGCAAGACGTCGCCGTCGAAACTCCTCCTCCCGCTCTCGTACGCGTCGATGTTCGGCGGGATGTTGACCGTCATCGGGACCTCGACCAACATCCTCGCCTCGGAGATATCCGGCCGACTCATCGGCCAGTCGTTCTCGATGTTCGAGTTCACCGCACTCGGGGCCATCGTCACGGTGGTCGGGTCGGCGTACCTCCTGACGGTCGGTCGGTGGCTGACGCCGCCGCGCATCAAACCCGAGTCGGACCTGACCGAAGAGTTCGAGATGGGCGAGTACCTGACGGAGGTTGCCGTCCGCGAGGATTCGTCCGTCGTCGGCCAGACCGTCCGGGAGACGCTCGCAACGACGGACTTCGACGTGGATATCGTCCAGTTGATTCGGGACGACGAGGTGTTCCTCGAACCGCTCGGCGCGAAGGCGATTCGGGCGGGCGATGTCCTCGCGCTTCGGACCGACCGGGACACCCTCGTCGAACTGAGTGACCTCGACGGGTTCGACCTCATGCCCGACGTGACCGTCGACGACGAGACGCTCGAAGCGGCCAACGAACGCCAGAATCTCGTGGAAATCGTCGTCGCACCTGGGGCGACTATCGCCGGCAAGACGCTCGATGGTCCGGACTTCCGACAGCGTTTCGACGCGTCCGTCCTCGCGTTCCGCCGGGGCGACGAGGTCATCCGCGAGCGCATGGACCGCCTGCGTCTACGGGTAGGTGACACGCTCCTCGTGCAGGCGACACCCGAGACCATCGACCGCCTCTATCAGGACCGCAACTTCATCGTCGCCGGGGAAGTCGACCGCCCCGACTTCCGGACCTCGAAGGTTCCCGTGGCACTCGGCATCGTCGTCGGTGTCGTCGGTCTCGCGGCAGTCGACGTGTTGCCCATCGTCACGTCCGCGCTCGCCGGCGCGCTGGCGATGGTCCTGACGGGGTGTCTCAAGCCGACGGAAGTGTACGAGTCCGTCCAGTGGGACGTCATCTTCCTGCTCGCGGGTGTCATTCCGCTCGGCATCGCCATGGAGCGAACCGGCGGGGCCGACCTCATCGCCGACGCCATCGTCTCCACCGCGACGACGCTCCCGCCCATCGCAGTCCTCGGGTTGATGTACGTCGTCACGGCCACCCTGACCAACGTCATCAGCAACAACGCCAGCGTGGTGTTGATGATACCAGTCGCCGTGACCACCGCACAGGACCTCGGCGCGAACGCATTCGCGTTCGTCCTCGCGGTGACCTTCGCCGCCTCGACTGCCTTCATGACGCCCGTCGGCTACCAGACCAACCTCTTCGTCTACGGGCCTGGTGGGTACCGCTTCACCGACTACATCCGCGTCGGTGGGCCGCTACAGGTCCTCTTCGCCGTCGTCACGACGCTCGGCATCGCGTTCTTCTGGGGACTGTAG